DNA from Christensenella timonensis:
CACAGAACAAGACAGAGAACAGCTATTCAACCTCATTCGCGTTATTTATGGTCTTATGGGCTTACAGTTTTCAGATGAAGCCGTTCCGATAGCATCACACCCACAAGCATTGGAATATTTCGTTTTTTCATTCCTTGCGGATTTTGGCGAGGTTATCCAAGAACTACGCGACGAAGAAATAGCATAGCCCATTTACTTTAAACGTCTGTCTCTGACAGGCGTATTTTTTTACCCCAAAACGAAAGGAGCAAAAACCAATCATGAAAAAAGGACAAAGGCTAATTGCCTTTATTGTACTACTTGTAACGGTGCTTGTGGCTTTTCCGCTTTCGGCGTTCGCGCTGGATAGCGGGGCAACATTCCATTACACACATCATAGTCAATATAAATACACGTTCGGTTCGAGTTTCCCGCCCCCGTTTAACGTGACGGACGGATATTATAAAGAATGGTCTACATTCCATATGACGACCGATGCGGGCGACACAAAAATTGCGTATTGCCTACAATACGGCGTGACGGTCGCGCAAGGCAGTAAATATGATTGTTCCGACGATTACAGCGACCTTGCGGATTGGCAAAAGGAACTAATTCAACGAACGCTGGTCTTAGGGTATAACGATCATACGGGCGCACTTTACGGCGGCGATTGGCTGGATAACGCAATGGCGACGCAGGGTCTTATTTGGATTATTGCGTCCGGGCAGTACGACCAAAGCGACGAGGATTATATTATCAATCAAATGTTTGAAGCTAATCCAACCGCAATAGACATTTACCATGAGTTGCGCGACATGGTGAGTAATTACACGACGAAACCTAGTTTTGACAGCAACGAGATTGAATTAAAATATAATCCAGTAAACAAACGTTTTGAAACGACGATCAACGACGCTAACGGCGTGTTGCGGTATTATGATTTTTCTGCAAGTGGCGTGAACTTCACACGCAGCGGAAACACGCTGCATATTTCCACGGCAAATATGTTTGATGATGTGCAAGCAACGGCAACAAAAGAGTTGCCGACCGACGAATTACCCTCAATAATTAACGGTTCCCCGGAATACTGGATTCATAGCAAATATCAAAACCTTGTTTCGCTTTCCCCTGTATCAGAGGGCGGCGAAACAATGTCCGTCACTTCATCCTTTAAGTTGAAAACGGAAAAGATCGGTAATATCCGAGTTGTGAAGCGTTCCGAGGACGGCGCGGTTGCGGGAATGCAATTCCGCATAACGGGCAACGGTGTTGATCGAACTGTTACGACCGGGAGCGGTGGAGAGATAACGACCGAGGGGCTTTTGGCAAATTTGGACTATATGGTTACAGAGATTGGGACAGCAAACCGATATGTGCAGCCCGCCGCGCAAACCGTCCGAGTATTGCCAGGACAAACAAGCAACGTCACATTTTCCAACGTCTTAAAGAAATTTAACATTGTTGTGACAAAATCAGACGCAGAAACGGGAACGCCAAAGGACACGGACGCGACGCTTGACGGCGCGGAATATGCCCTATACGATAGCGCGGGACGGCTTATAGATTACATCGTCGCAAGCGGACGCACGGCGACCAGTAAACTCATTCCATTACAGACGGTAAAAGTAATCGAGAAGAAGCCGCCGACAGGATATAATCTTAATTCAAATCCTTACACAGTTACGCCTGATTTTGCGGGGCAGACCGTAGAAATCGGACGGGCTGATGTGGGCGTGACCGATACAGTTATCAAGGGACAGGCGGCATTTGTAAAATTTGCGGACGTACCGCTTACCGGGGACAGCGACGACGGTGGGATAAAACAGCCTTTGCCGAATGTGGAATTTAAGCTGTCCCTTGTTTCCACGGGAAAAGAGATTTGCAAGGTTAAGACCGACGAAAACGGTTATTGCATTACTCCCATGCTTAAATATGGGCGGTACTTGTGCGAGGAAATCCCCAGCGACGCAAACGCAGGGTATAAGCTGATAGAGCCGTTTGAAATCGAGATCACGACACAAGGCAAAATTTATCGCTATATTTTGGAAAATGAAGCCTACAACAGCGAAGTAAAGATTATCAAACGAGACGCAGAAACCGGGCAGCCCGTACAAGCTGAAACGAAGTTTAAAATTATGGATAGTACGGATAATTGGGTTGTCCAAAACATCAACTACCCTACGCCGACCCAGATTGACATATTCACAACAGCCCTTGACGGTTCTCTTGTACTTCCAGAACCATTGCGACCCGGTGATTTTGAACTATACGAAGTTGAAGCTCCCAACGGGTACACGATTAGCACCGACCCCATACCATTTACGATCACGGCAGAAAACCACGCCGCAATATTGGAGGTAGAAAGTCACAACGAACCCGTGAAAGGCACGATCACAGTTTTAAAACAAGGTGAAAGCCTAGCGGGATTTACGCAAACCGAGGACGAGGAATACGGCACGATTTACAGCCCTGTTTATTCCCTTATTGGGATTTCTGACACGGTGTATGACGTTGTGGCGGCAGAAGATATTATAACCCCGGACGGGACGACAAGGGCGAACGCTGGGGACATTTTGGACACGATCACAACAGGCGAGGACGGACGGGCAACGTCAAACGAGTTATTGTATATTGGCAGCTACCAGCTTATCGAAAAATCCGTTCCGTTCCCGCTGGTGCTTGACCCTACCCCGATACCGTTTGAAATCACATATGAAGATCAGGAAACGCAGATTGTAGCAACCAAAGCAGAAACCACAAACGCGCGGCAAAAAGCGGTTGTTACCTTAAAAAAAGATTGCGAAACCACGCTAAATCAAACGT
Protein-coding regions in this window:
- a CDS encoding SpaA isopeptide-forming pilin-related protein gives rise to the protein MKKGQRLIAFIVLLVTVLVAFPLSAFALDSGATFHYTHHSQYKYTFGSSFPPPFNVTDGYYKEWSTFHMTTDAGDTKIAYCLQYGVTVAQGSKYDCSDDYSDLADWQKELIQRTLVLGYNDHTGALYGGDWLDNAMATQGLIWIIASGQYDQSDEDYIINQMFEANPTAIDIYHELRDMVSNYTTKPSFDSNEIELKYNPVNKRFETTINDANGVLRYYDFSASGVNFTRSGNTLHISTANMFDDVQATATKELPTDELPSIINGSPEYWIHSKYQNLVSLSPVSEGGETMSVTSSFKLKTEKIGNIRVVKRSEDGAVAGMQFRITGNGVDRTVTTGSGGEITTEGLLANLDYMVTEIGTANRYVQPAAQTVRVLPGQTSNVTFSNVLKKFNIVVTKSDAETGTPKDTDATLDGAEYALYDSAGRLIDYIVASGRTATSKLIPLQTVKVIEKKPPTGYNLNSNPYTVTPDFAGQTVEIGRADVGVTDTVIKGQAAFVKFADVPLTGDSDDGGIKQPLPNVEFKLSLVSTGKEICKVKTDENGYCITPMLKYGRYLCEEIPSDANAGYKLIEPFEIEITTQGKIYRYILENEAYNSEVKIIKRDAETGQPVQAETKFKIMDSTDNWVVQNINYPTPTQIDIFTTALDGSLVLPEPLRPGDFELYEVEAPNGYTISTDPIPFTITAENHAAILEVESHNEPVKGTITVLKQGESLAGFTQTEDEEYGTIYSPVYSLIGISDTVYDVVAAEDIITPDGTTRANAGDILDTITTGEDGRATSNELLYIGSYQLIEKSVPFPLVLDPTPIPFEITYEDQETQIVATKAETTNARQKAVVTLKKDCETTLNQTYNPYPDIVLGLFSRNDIGADDAVLLESDALLEVIKLDENGAATIKTDLPCGYSWYIKELQAGNGYVLNDLEYDFVFDYAGMETPTVEIAVNDGAPIPNELMHGSIKITKTAEDGKVEGIPFKITGVSLTGVPYEGIFETDSKGGIQVPMILAGRYKITEVRNDRTVGYIEPGSQTVEVTHGGTATAKFENILLHGSVKIVKTDEAGNRLNGAVFGLFKIKDIAGQPEVPPTATETSEPTATTSAEIPKNGDELLQEFTITENGEYTITGLPYALYYIKELQPPDESYQPNEVQYKFSPIHDGETVEITIVNEKIPTVPVEPENPEELPRQAGSPPKTGDNTNILLYILLSVIGGGMLAIWIIGKKKKMF